One Desulfonatronum thiodismutans DNA segment encodes these proteins:
- a CDS encoding ABC transporter permease, with amino-acid sequence MVPTLYRILAGFVVGVLVGGSLGASAGIYPNIAQFLLPFRWVLSSVPGIVLVILAMLWCGVGSTMVVVIVALTVTPTLYLGMQEGIGAVEGNLREMARAYRLSFRKRLTELYLPAVSAPLMSSCVVALGGAMRVAILGETLGASQGLGYTLAVARSNLDTAELYAVALISMLMVSLIEVTLLRQFRKKLQRGEKA; translated from the coding sequence ATGGTGCCTACGCTATACCGGATTTTAGCCGGTTTCGTCGTGGGGGTTCTTGTCGGCGGCTCCCTTGGCGCCAGTGCGGGGATATACCCGAATATCGCTCAATTTCTGTTGCCGTTTCGCTGGGTACTTTCCAGTGTCCCCGGTATTGTCCTGGTCATTCTGGCCATGCTCTGGTGCGGCGTAGGCTCGACAATGGTTGTCGTCATTGTGGCTCTGACCGTTACCCCGACACTCTATCTCGGGATGCAGGAAGGAATTGGCGCTGTGGAGGGCAATCTGCGGGAAATGGCGCGGGCCTACCGGCTATCCTTTCGCAAGCGTCTGACCGAGTTGTATTTGCCCGCAGTCAGCGCTCCCCTCATGTCCTCATGCGTTGTCGCGCTTGGCGGCGCCATGCGGGTCGCCATACTTGGCGAAACCTTGGGCGCGTCGCAAGGACTCGGTTACACCCTGGCCGTGGCCCGTTCCAATCTGGACACGGCGGAACTTTATGCCGTGGCCTTGATCAGCATGCTCATGGTCAGCCTGATTGAAGTTACTCTTTTGCGCCAGTTCAGGAAGAAACTGCAACGTGGGGAAAAGGCATGA
- a CDS encoding substrate-binding domain-containing protein — translation MGADFIPWRSPEQVRTLIANGAVDAVITTLPTAAVLSNKGIPCRIVAVYSAPLWIVATDAPGSDALDSSPTEEFASLHGKEVLLPFGPGNMPELALKALTSEQGMELKLRHCGSIMEAANLLRLGRATHALLAEPAATLVMMQNSQKGGISKRFMLKDVWPHVFPGQPVMPTAALVMVGPLAKDESASALVLRAFLEGATWTEENGEAALRLAEVEYPELGQMFKAAPGLGISELRSLGLLTGEEGENAARFMLERLFAINPASVGGRLPGEDLWGLGDAAP, via the coding sequence ATGGGCGCGGATTTCATTCCCTGGCGTTCTCCGGAACAGGTGCGGACCCTGATCGCCAACGGAGCGGTGGACGCTGTGATAACAACGTTGCCCACAGCGGCGGTTCTCTCCAACAAGGGAATCCCGTGCCGGATTGTGGCCGTCTATTCCGCGCCGTTATGGATTGTCGCCACGGATGCCCCTGGTTCTGATGCTCTTGATTCCTCTCCGACGGAAGAGTTTGCATCATTGCACGGCAAGGAAGTCCTGCTTCCTTTCGGGCCAGGGAATATGCCCGAACTGGCCCTGAAAGCGCTGACCTCCGAACAGGGCATGGAATTGAAGCTGCGCCATTGCGGCAGCATCATGGAAGCCGCCAACCTTCTTCGACTCGGCCGGGCGACACATGCCCTCCTGGCGGAACCGGCGGCAACTCTGGTGATGATGCAAAATTCACAAAAAGGGGGAATCAGCAAGCGTTTCATGCTTAAGGATGTCTGGCCTCACGTCTTCCCAGGACAGCCCGTCATGCCAACGGCGGCGCTGGTCATGGTCGGTCCTTTGGCGAAGGATGAAAGCGCCAGCGCTCTTGTTTTGCGGGCCTTTCTGGAAGGCGCGACCTGGACGGAAGAAAATGGAGAAGCAGCCCTACGGTTGGCGGAAGTGGAATACCCGGAACTCGGCCAAATGTTTAAGGCCGCGCCGGGTCTGGGGATAAGTGAGCTACGCTCCCTCGGCCTGCTCACGGGAGAAGAGGGGGAAAACGCGGCCAGATTCATGTTGGAACGGCTTTTTGCCATTAATCCCGCTTCCGTGGGAGGGCGCTTGCCTGGTGAGGACTTATGGGGGCTTGGCGATGCAGCCCCGTAG
- a CDS encoding class I SAM-dependent methyltransferase, translating to MIYDPTNSILEPSAFFTGGRLPFATLAEWLVAPVRLALLELAIELELPDIVAHTGTLPAIAAKIGISRQDKLAYILDAMTAAGLLQKENGSYRNATITDAYLRKDKPAYLGELVISLKAMQHRNIHRFKDCLFSEFSPVATGDSLHDAEHWKRSAKGLAGYQKAGVADAMAGIAASLPGAERFRSVLDLGCGPGITSLRIGQHLPRVHMVLCDFPHALQLAEQEADAAGLLGKVSFLPGDYNRLDWGAGHDLIWTCQSLYYAKDLPSFVERIYAALNPGGFFVSIHEGIRRENTEPALMTLSRVSLALEGQDVSFVEGYIADAAIQAGFSRIYKRNLPMLFGDADLEVFQKPLKTEGIQCRFCKLHYSVLQ from the coding sequence GTGATTTATGACCCGACAAACAGCATATTGGAGCCGTCAGCTTTTTTCACGGGCGGACGGCTCCCGTTCGCCACGCTCGCTGAATGGCTTGTTGCTCCGGTACGCTTAGCATTGCTGGAGTTGGCTATAGAGCTTGAGTTGCCTGATATTGTAGCCCATACAGGCACCTTGCCCGCCATTGCCGCCAAGATCGGAATATCACGGCAGGACAAGCTCGCGTATATCCTTGATGCCATGACCGCTGCTGGACTGCTGCAAAAAGAAAATGGCTCTTACCGCAACGCAACAATCACGGACGCCTATCTCCGGAAAGATAAACCGGCGTATCTTGGAGAACTCGTCATCTCGTTGAAAGCCATGCAGCACAGAAACATCCATCGGTTCAAGGATTGTCTGTTTTCCGAGTTTTCTCCCGTGGCGACCGGGGACAGTCTGCACGATGCGGAACACTGGAAGCGTTCCGCAAAAGGGCTTGCCGGGTACCAAAAGGCGGGAGTCGCGGACGCGATGGCCGGCATAGCCGCCTCGCTTCCCGGAGCGGAGCGGTTCCGTTCCGTTCTGGATTTAGGGTGCGGCCCGGGCATAACCAGTCTTCGCATTGGCCAACACCTGCCAAGGGTACATATGGTTTTATGCGATTTTCCACATGCGCTCCAGTTGGCGGAACAGGAGGCTGACGCAGCGGGATTACTCGGGAAGGTTTCATTCCTTCCCGGTGATTACAACCGTCTTGATTGGGGCGCGGGCCATGACCTGATCTGGACCTGCCAGAGTCTTTACTACGCGAAGGATTTGCCGTCCTTCGTGGAACGTATTTACGCGGCACTCAATCCTGGTGGTTTCTTTGTCAGCATTCATGAAGGGATACGCCGTGAAAATACCGAACCGGCCTTGATGACCCTTTCCCGCGTTTCCCTGGCGCTTGAAGGACAGGACGTATCCTTTGTCGAGGGCTATATTGCCGATGCGGCGATACAGGCGGGATTCAGCCGGATTTACAAAAGAAACTTGCCCATGCTGTTCGGCGACGCTGATCTTGAGGTTTTTCAGAAGCCGTTGAAGACGGAGGGTATCCAATGTCGCTTTTGCAAGTTGCATTACTCTGTTTTGCAATAG
- a CDS encoding TonB-dependent receptor, with translation MRRIIRFAAMAAVFLALPAYAGEQQSVNTYTMDTVTVTATKREQNVKDIASSISVASDIDLENSSSKTLQDATRLFTNVHMKSTSSGNEIVIRGFSTWDTALQSPAGLYIDGIPYPLSFMQNIYLHDIERIEVVRGPQGTLYGKNSESGVVNLVRRIPDNMTQGSVFTEIGNYDTIRVGAAVAAPLLEDKAYFSGSYLRHQTDGYVKNTYKGDDQAARHELDSGRVMLRVTPTEELDLRFSLDAARNEDGRGTMRLATGPNRSGRHEVRSDAADKASSNLVVPALVADYTGNSVKATSITSYIGYDYKMISDIDRTPAPVGVSDMKIDQDNFTQELRLASVGEQKLSWVSGVFLARTSTRTDMDRLRMMAAGTTYLHTKYTEKTGALFGQATYSLLDNLRLSAGLRVEHTRLDGDQSWENGLGVRRDYGKRTDFTEFLPMASTSWDITDNLTSYVSWSQGYLPGGFNVFSASNQDNFYYDPEYSTNYEAGLKSNWLDSKLLANMAVFHSKIRDKQVREEDPSGGVGTWKFTNSAQAHSSGAELELKAYPITGLELRGGIGYARSKIDEWTVGSTNYEGNRLPWAPDLTYNLGIGYTHQSGFFAQADFFGSGKQYFDAENSLSDSGYKTVNLQGGYRGENWEFSVWGKNVFDDRYAIKKLIANDQTIVEDGDPMTFGTTITWRF, from the coding sequence ATGCGTCGTATCATCAGATTTGCGGCAATGGCCGCAGTATTTCTTGCGTTGCCTGCATATGCGGGGGAGCAACAGTCCGTAAACACCTACACAATGGACACTGTAACCGTTACAGCAACAAAGCGTGAGCAGAATGTAAAGGATATTGCCTCAAGTATTTCCGTAGCCAGTGACATTGATTTGGAGAACTCCTCTTCAAAAACTCTACAAGATGCAACACGTCTTTTCACTAACGTACACATGAAAAGTACAAGTTCCGGAAATGAAATTGTTATTCGCGGGTTTTCGACATGGGATACGGCATTGCAATCTCCTGCTGGACTATATATTGACGGCATTCCCTATCCTCTTTCATTTATGCAGAATATCTATCTGCACGATATTGAGCGTATTGAGGTGGTTCGAGGGCCGCAAGGGACGCTGTACGGTAAAAACAGTGAATCCGGTGTAGTGAACTTGGTGCGTCGCATTCCAGACAATATGACTCAGGGCTCGGTTTTCACGGAAATCGGCAACTATGACACTATTCGCGTAGGTGCAGCCGTAGCCGCCCCCTTGCTTGAAGACAAGGCATATTTCTCTGGGAGCTATCTGCGGCACCAAACAGATGGATATGTAAAAAATACCTACAAGGGGGATGACCAAGCTGCCCGGCATGAGCTTGACTCAGGCCGGGTTATGTTGCGCGTCACTCCTACCGAGGAGTTGGATCTGCGCTTTTCGCTTGATGCCGCCCGCAATGAAGACGGGAGGGGAACTATGAGGCTTGCTACCGGCCCCAACCGCTCCGGCAGGCATGAAGTGCGTTCCGATGCCGCCGACAAAGCCTCATCAAACCTCGTCGTCCCCGCTCTTGTCGCCGACTATACTGGCAATTCGGTTAAAGCGACCTCCATCACCAGCTATATAGGCTACGACTACAAGATGATAAGTGATATCGACCGGACGCCTGCCCCGGTTGGCGTGTCCGACATGAAAATTGACCAGGACAACTTTACGCAGGAACTGCGCCTTGCGTCAGTGGGCGAACAAAAACTGTCCTGGGTGTCCGGCGTTTTTCTTGCCAGGACTTCTACCCGTACGGACATGGACAGACTGCGAATGATGGCCGCGGGAACAACCTATCTTCATACCAAGTACACGGAAAAAACCGGAGCGCTTTTCGGGCAGGCCACCTATTCATTGCTGGACAATCTTCGCCTTTCGGCAGGACTCCGCGTTGAGCATACCCGACTTGATGGCGACCAGAGTTGGGAAAACGGTTTGGGCGTCCGCCGGGATTATGGAAAACGGACCGACTTTACGGAGTTTCTCCCGATGGCCTCCACTTCTTGGGACATCACGGACAATCTGACCAGCTATGTTTCATGGTCGCAAGGCTATCTGCCCGGCGGCTTCAACGTATTTTCCGCCAGCAACCAAGACAACTTTTATTATGATCCAGAATACAGCACCAACTACGAAGCTGGGCTGAAGAGCAACTGGCTGGATAGCAAACTGCTCGCCAATATGGCTGTTTTCCATTCCAAAATCAGAGACAAGCAAGTCAGAGAAGAAGATCCGTCTGGTGGCGTCGGCACTTGGAAATTCACCAACTCCGCTCAAGCCCACTCCTCCGGGGCAGAGCTTGAACTGAAGGCGTACCCGATAACCGGCCTGGAATTGCGAGGTGGGATCGGCTACGCCCGCTCGAAAATAGATGAATGGACGGTTGGTTCCACGAACTACGAGGGCAACCGCCTGCCCTGGGCGCCTGACCTGACCTATAATCTCGGCATCGGCTACACACATCAGTCCGGCTTTTTCGCGCAAGCGGATTTCTTCGGTTCCGGCAAGCAATACTTTGATGCGGAAAACTCTCTTAGTGACTCCGGATACAAAACCGTAAATCTCCAAGGCGGCTACCGAGGCGAAAACTGGGAGTTCTCCGTGTGGGGCAAGAACGTCTTTGATGATCGCTACGCAATCAAAAAATTGATCGCCAACGATCAGACCATTGTTGAAGATGGCGACCCAATGACTTTCGGCACGACCATTACCTGGAGATTCTAG
- a CDS encoding helix-turn-helix transcriptional regulator, whose amino-acid sequence MKQDITSFAGPDVYGMTGTETVNLRPGLAMQIAHVSQPFAFRTEFAIHDSPVIFGFLLAGLNCCRYLEGPLEKNERIHSVGSNGIAYLPDTAGVLDCKGGMHRLSIIVSQEILEPYISYESGKIPMGLRGALSGAKEAFHWAGQRSTAKMRLISEIFTNAYSGSLRRLHLETRTLELMGLQLREYLVPEPRCPHPALKASDISRIKDARAILIQDMENPPSMAQLARMAGINEKKLKIGFKQLFGMPAFEYFRNYRLDIAKELIASGMMSVTEVGMHIGYQNMSHFSAEFRKKFGISPKKFQSY is encoded by the coding sequence ATGAAGCAGGATATAACGTCATTTGCGGGGCCGGACGTTTACGGCATGACAGGGACTGAGACTGTTAATCTCAGGCCCGGCTTGGCCATGCAAATAGCCCATGTCTCCCAGCCCTTCGCTTTCAGGACGGAATTTGCGATTCATGACTCGCCGGTTATCTTCGGGTTCTTGCTTGCCGGACTGAACTGCTGCCGCTACCTGGAAGGGCCGTTGGAAAAAAACGAACGTATCCATAGCGTTGGAAGCAATGGAATAGCGTACCTTCCGGACACGGCTGGCGTCCTGGATTGTAAGGGAGGTATGCATCGGCTGAGCATCATTGTGTCCCAAGAGATCCTTGAACCGTATATTTCTTATGAAAGCGGCAAGATTCCAATGGGATTACGCGGCGCTCTTTCCGGCGCAAAGGAAGCCTTCCATTGGGCGGGACAGCGGAGCACCGCTAAAATGCGGCTCATTTCGGAAATTTTTACAAACGCCTATTCCGGCTCTCTTCGCAGACTGCACCTTGAAACCCGAACTTTGGAGCTTATGGGCTTGCAGTTGAGGGAATATTTGGTTCCTGAACCACGATGCCCGCACCCTGCGCTCAAGGCCTCCGACATCAGCCGTATTAAGGATGCGCGGGCAATCCTGATCCAGGACATGGAAAACCCGCCATCCATGGCGCAATTGGCCAGAATGGCGGGCATCAATGAAAAGAAGCTGAAAATTGGTTTCAAGCAACTATTTGGAATGCCTGCCTTTGAATATTTCCGAAACTACCGCCTGGACATTGCCAAAGAACTGATAGCCTCCGGTATGATGAGCGTTACGGAAGTCGGTATGCACATTGGCTATCAAAACATGAGTCATTTCAGTGCGGAGTTTCGCAAAAAATTCGGGATCTCTCCCAAGAAATTCCAGAGTTATTGA
- a CDS encoding DMT family transporter: MMGMSTAFVALAAFFWGVSGGIGGILMADGWDAFVVSFYRGVIGLLCVLVWLMLRPRGSGLTNRRLWFWSAIAGIGVAGNFSFYFVSIGQGSVAVAATLMYCAPVFVYLVSFALKLERPTPLKWAAIAVVMLGIVLLTGIYDIGASGVTAIGAGTGLLSGLSYAIFIFGFKYAVPHGSPQAILAIAFAVLAVILIWPGDADQAVAVLSTPDWPLFVVLGVFGAGLSFVLYITGLKHTVPAVASIVAMVEPVTASLFGVVILNQTLVGPQILGMGLILVTVTALSVTSRSARPPSDLAAKSSNSHI; encoded by the coding sequence ATGATGGGCATGAGTACGGCTTTCGTGGCGCTGGCGGCATTTTTCTGGGGGGTGTCCGGTGGAATCGGCGGCATCCTTATGGCCGACGGCTGGGACGCGTTCGTCGTCTCATTTTACCGGGGCGTGATCGGATTGCTGTGCGTCCTCGTCTGGCTGATGCTGCGCCCGCGCGGCAGCGGGCTGACAAATCGCCGGTTATGGTTCTGGTCGGCCATTGCCGGTATCGGGGTGGCAGGCAATTTTTCGTTCTATTTCGTGAGCATCGGCCAGGGAAGCGTCGCGGTTGCGGCGACGTTGATGTACTGCGCGCCGGTGTTTGTGTACCTTGTGTCGTTCGCCCTGAAGCTGGAAAGGCCCACCCCGCTGAAGTGGGCCGCCATCGCGGTGGTGATGCTCGGTATCGTGTTGCTCACCGGGATTTACGACATCGGCGCGAGCGGCGTCACGGCCATTGGCGCGGGCACCGGGCTGCTTTCCGGGCTGTCTTACGCGATATTCATTTTCGGCTTCAAATATGCGGTGCCGCATGGCAGCCCGCAGGCGATTCTCGCCATTGCGTTCGCGGTACTTGCCGTCATCCTGATCTGGCCGGGCGATGCCGACCAGGCCGTTGCGGTCCTGAGTACTCCGGATTGGCCGCTGTTCGTGGTACTGGGCGTGTTCGGCGCGGGATTGTCGTTCGTTCTTTATATCACCGGCCTGAAGCATACGGTGCCGGCCGTGGCCTCAATCGTGGCCATGGTTGAACCGGTCACCGCTTCGCTGTTCGGCGTCGTGATTTTGAACCAGACCCTGGTTGGTCCGCAAATTTTGGGCATGGGGTTGATATTGGTCACCGTGACCGCGCTAAGCGTAACTTCCCGGTCCGCAAGGCCGCCTTCCGATTTAGCTGCAAAAAGTTCAAACTCTCACATCTGA
- a CDS encoding dienelactone hydrolase family protein, translating into MKSLACTPLLLLALTLSAWAEPITKIVPYAIGETQFEGTIVYQGDSSQNKPGVLMVPNWMGPTAQSVEKAARVAGDGYVVFMIDMYGKEVRPTNRAEAAAAAGSLRADRRLMRERVNAALEVFKEQAGDVPLDPSRIAAIGFCFGGGVVLELARGGTELPGVVSFHGNLDTPDPADAKRIKAKILVLHGANDPAVPDEQVQTFIQEMRDAGVDWQLIHYGGAVHSFTDPHADTPGRNEYHPLVAQRAFIAMEAFFREIFE; encoded by the coding sequence ATGAAGTCGCTCGCTTGCACGCCATTGCTGCTTTTGGCTCTGACGCTTTCGGCATGGGCCGAACCAATCACCAAGATCGTGCCCTATGCCATCGGTGAGACGCAATTCGAGGGAACGATAGTCTACCAAGGCGACTCGTCCCAAAACAAGCCAGGGGTTCTGATGGTTCCCAATTGGATGGGCCCCACCGCGCAATCCGTGGAAAAGGCGGCTCGTGTTGCCGGTGATGGGTACGTCGTGTTCATGATCGACATGTACGGCAAGGAGGTCAGGCCGACGAACCGCGCCGAAGCCGCGGCGGCCGCCGGATCGCTTCGGGCGGACAGGCGGTTGATGCGCGAACGGGTCAATGCCGCGCTGGAGGTGTTCAAGGAACAAGCCGGCGACGTTCCGCTGGACCCTTCCCGGATCGCGGCCATTGGTTTCTGCTTCGGAGGAGGGGTCGTGCTGGAACTGGCCCGCGGCGGCACGGAACTGCCCGGCGTGGTCTCCTTTCACGGCAACCTGGACACGCCGGACCCGGCCGACGCGAAACGGATCAAGGCCAAAATTCTGGTGCTCCACGGCGCGAACGATCCGGCCGTGCCGGACGAACAAGTTCAGACCTTTATCCAGGAAATGCGTGACGCCGGGGTGGATTGGCAACTCATCCACTATGGCGGCGCCGTGCACTCCTTCACGGACCCGCACGCGGACACTCCCGGCAGGAACGAATACCACCCGCTGGTTGCCCAACGGGCTTTCATCGCCATGGAGGCGTTTTTCAGGGAAATATTCGAATAG
- a CDS encoding rubredoxin-like domain-containing protein has translation MAYFKCDNCGNTVEARTPPEICPACAHKCLFVDVTCYTPECGGPESRSINPAMFEKERTADKTEK, from the coding sequence ATGGCTTACTTCAAATGCGACAACTGCGGAAACACCGTGGAGGCGCGAACGCCGCCGGAAATCTGTCCGGCCTGCGCCCACAAGTGTCTATTCGTGGACGTGACCTGCTACACGCCGGAATGCGGAGGGCCGGAATCCAGAAGCATCAACCCGGCCATGTTTGAAAAAGAACGCACCGCGGACAAGACGGAAAAATAA
- a CDS encoding response regulator transcription factor, with translation MNKQPILIVEDEPNIARLIETYLKHAGFATIRAADGRRALELIRDERPRLVILDLLLPEIDGWTVAHELRRESDIPFLILSAQKDEIDRVAGFTAGADDYVVKPFSPRELVERVRAILRRYEAVSRKAQPAVLRAGGLELDPERYRVSRGGDEIELTLVEFRLLQALMRAPGRVLTREALIASMYDDEPDVIDRVIDVHIGKLRRKLERDPSSPRLIRTVRGVGYSFVPEDNER, from the coding sequence TTGAACAAGCAGCCGATTCTGATCGTTGAGGACGAGCCGAACATCGCCAGGCTGATCGAGACGTACCTCAAGCATGCCGGTTTTGCGACGATCCGGGCCGCCGACGGCCGCCGGGCTCTGGAACTGATTCGCGATGAGCGGCCGCGGCTGGTGATACTTGATCTGCTCCTGCCCGAGATCGACGGCTGGACGGTCGCGCATGAATTGCGGCGCGAGTCGGACATTCCGTTCCTGATCCTGTCGGCCCAGAAGGACGAGATCGACCGGGTGGCGGGCTTCACGGCCGGCGCTGATGACTATGTCGTCAAACCCTTCTCGCCGCGCGAGCTGGTTGAGCGGGTCCGGGCCATTCTCCGGCGTTACGAGGCCGTGTCCAGGAAGGCGCAACCGGCGGTTCTGCGCGCGGGGGGCCTTGAGCTGGATCCGGAACGCTACCGGGTCAGCCGCGGCGGGGACGAGATCGAGCTGACGCTGGTCGAATTCAGGCTGCTGCAGGCCCTGATGCGCGCCCCGGGGCGCGTACTGACCCGCGAGGCGTTGATCGCAAGCATGTACGACGACGAGCCCGATGTCATTGACCGGGTCATCGACGTGCACATCGGCAAGCTGCGGCGCAAGCTGGAACGCGATCCTTCGTCGCCGCGGCTCATCCGCACCGTGCGCGGGGTCGGCTACAGTTTCGTTCCGGAGGACAACGAGCGATGA
- a CDS encoding sensor histidine kinase, producing the protein MTDRAKLPWRSTLLLKLLLVNLPVIVLVMFIVWWAIGHLAADYFTALMQEYDIAPDTTHAMFLEAVNRYLLWAALFALLLATVSSLLLTRQVLKPLRAMQDATRQVSAGHYAARVPVTTSDELADLGRAFNRMSEALERNEYLRRKLVADVAHELRTPLTNLRGYLEGVADGVVAADQHTLELLQGELMRLVRLVDDLHSLTEAEAGGLRLDREHVDLAALVERELELARPMIETGAIVVSRNFSAGSERIHADPDKLSRILRNLLENACRYTPREGLISVSGRRNGDRVRLEVANTGATIPAADLPHIFERFYRVERARSRETGGAGIGLAIVRELVEAHDGQVGASSEDGWTRVWIELPERLVDSS; encoded by the coding sequence ATGACGGATCGCGCGAAGCTTCCCTGGCGTTCCACGCTGCTGCTCAAGCTCCTGCTCGTCAACCTGCCGGTGATCGTGCTGGTGATGTTCATCGTCTGGTGGGCCATCGGCCATCTCGCCGCTGATTACTTCACGGCACTGATGCAGGAATACGACATCGCCCCGGATACGACCCACGCGATGTTCCTTGAAGCAGTGAACCGTTACCTCCTGTGGGCCGCGCTGTTTGCTCTGCTGCTCGCGACCGTGTCCTCGCTGCTGCTTACCCGCCAGGTGCTCAAACCGCTACGGGCCATGCAGGATGCCACGCGTCAGGTCTCGGCGGGTCACTACGCCGCGCGCGTACCTGTTACGACGAGCGATGAGCTGGCGGATCTGGGCCGTGCCTTCAACCGGATGTCCGAGGCCTTGGAGCGCAACGAGTACCTCCGGCGCAAGCTGGTGGCCGACGTCGCCCACGAGCTGCGTACGCCGCTGACGAACCTGCGCGGCTACCTGGAGGGTGTCGCGGATGGCGTCGTGGCCGCTGATCAGCACACGCTGGAGCTGTTGCAGGGCGAGCTGATGCGGCTGGTGCGGCTGGTCGACGACCTGCATTCGTTGACCGAAGCGGAGGCTGGCGGCTTGCGCCTGGATCGCGAGCATGTTGATCTGGCCGCTCTGGTCGAGCGCGAACTGGAACTGGCCCGACCGATGATCGAGACCGGCGCGATCGTGGTGTCACGGAATTTTTCGGCCGGTTCCGAGCGCATCCATGCCGACCCGGACAAGCTCTCGCGCATCCTGCGCAACCTGTTGGAGAATGCGTGTCGTTATACGCCGCGCGAGGGGCTGATCAGTGTCTCCGGACGGCGCAACGGCGACCGTGTACGTCTCGAGGTCGCCAACACCGGCGCGACGATCCCGGCCGCTGATTTGCCCCACATCTTTGAGCGCTTCTACCGCGTCGAACGTGCGCGCTCCCGCGAGACGGGAGGGGCCGGCATCGGATTGGCGATTGTCCGCGAGCTGGTCGAAGCGCACGACGGGCAGGTTGGCGCGAGCAGTGAGGATGGCTGGACGCGCGTGTGGATCGAGTTGCCTGAGCGCCTCGTTGATTCATCCTGA
- a CDS encoding YHS domain-containing (seleno)protein: MSVWIKTVFGMLAAILLLPAIAGAEGRIYVKDGVALGGTDPVAYFEVGEPVQGSANHTHEWRGAQWHFASAEHRDMFAGNPEVYAPQYGGWCAWAAAENYAAATIPEAWNIVDGKLYLNASLRVKSRWERDIEGYIRAADANWPNIF, from the coding sequence ATGTCTGTCTGGATCAAAACGGTTTTCGGAATGCTGGCTGCCATCCTGCTGCTACCGGCGATTGCCGGTGCTGAGGGAAGGATCTATGTGAAGGACGGTGTGGCGTTGGGCGGCACTGATCCGGTTGCCTATTTTGAAGTCGGAGAACCCGTCCAAGGCTCCGCGAATCACACCCATGAGTGGCGCGGTGCGCAGTGGCATTTCGCCAGTGCCGAGCATCGCGACATGTTCGCCGGGAACCCGGAGGTCTACGCGCCTCAGTACGGGGGCTGGTGCGCCTGGGCCGCGGCCGAGAACTATGCGGCGGCGACCATACCGGAGGCTTGGAATATCGTCGATGGAAAGCTCTACCTCAATGCCAGTCTGCGGGTGAAGAGCCGTTGGGAACGGGACATTGAAGGTTACATCAGGGCCGCTGACGCCAACTGGCCCAACATCTTTTGA
- the msrB gene encoding peptide-methionine (R)-S-oxide reductase MsrB codes for MHRRDFLLLTLGAGVCLMLPAGAAMGNVNANVNVGVREFHPVTDRSWDLEPLPHDPAFWRDHVFDAAWDILFRDGTEPPFSSPLDKLYEDGTYVCAACHLPLFSSDAKYDSRTGWPSFYQPFEGHMGTKADRKLWRVRTEYHCIRCRGHQGHVFDDGPKPTGQRW; via the coding sequence ATGCATCGTCGTGACTTTCTGCTGCTCACTCTCGGAGCGGGCGTATGCCTGATGCTGCCCGCGGGAGCGGCCATGGGCAATGTCAATGCCAATGTCAATGTCGGGGTGCGCGAGTTTCATCCCGTGACGGATCGTTCCTGGGATCTCGAACCCCTCCCGCATGACCCGGCATTCTGGCGTGACCACGTCTTTGACGCCGCATGGGACATCCTGTTCCGCGACGGGACGGAGCCCCCCTTCTCGAGCCCGCTGGACAAGCTCTACGAGGACGGCACCTACGTCTGCGCGGCCTGTCACCTGCCGCTGTTCAGTTCTGACGCCAAGTACGACAGTCGCACCGGCTGGCCGAGCTTCTACCAGCCCTTCGAAGGTCATATGGGTACGAAGGCGGATCGCAAGCTCTGGAGGGTGCGCACGGAATACCACTGCATCCGCTGCCGTGGACACCAGGGCCATGTGTTCGATGACGGCCCCAAGCCCACGGGCCAACGCTGGTGA